One Panicum virgatum strain AP13 chromosome 3N, P.virgatum_v5, whole genome shotgun sequence DNA segment encodes these proteins:
- the LOC120665568 gene encoding ARM REPEAT PROTEIN INTERACTING WITH ABF2-like isoform X2: protein MEAEQQKQQPQRPRRKGQKRKLEDEAAAAAIAAAAAAAASSLGSADADDDNEEDAGSAAPPEICCRHSHAALAREVQTQVDVLLRCASSWRHADRAAAKRATHVLAELAKNEEVVNAIVEGGAVPALVRHLEEPAATAAAAQEDQQLRPFEHEVEKGAAFALGLLAPEHQQLIVDAGALPPLVNLLRRQKNTTNSRVVNSVIKRAADAITNLAHENSNIKTSVRMEGGIPPLVELLESQDLKVQRAAAGALRTLAFKNDENKAQIVQCNALPTLILMLRSEDAAIHYEAVGVIGNLVHSSPNIKKEVLNAGALQPVIGLLSSCCTESQREAALLLGQFASADSDCKVHIVQRGAVRPLIEMLQSSDVQLREMSAFALGRLAQDTHNQAGIAYNGGLLPLLKLLDSKNGSLQHNAAFALYGVADNEDYVSDFIKVGGVQKLQDGEFIVQATKDCVAKTLKRLEEKINGRVLKHLLYMMRVGEKSVQRRVALALAHLCAPEDQRTIFIDNNGLDLLLDLLISMSSKHQQDGSAALYKLANKAAALSPMDAAPPSPTPQVYLGEQYVNSSTLSDVTFLVEGKRFYAHRIALLASSDAFRAMFDGGYREKDARDIEIPNIRWDVFELMMRFIYTGSVQVTSEIAQDVLRAADQYLLEGLKRLCEYTIAKDVNLDNVSDMYDLSEAFHAVSLRHTCILYILEHFNKICTRAGSAQLIQRVIPELRNFLTKALSSRSPSDNNAQI, encoded by the exons ATGGAGgcggagcagcagaagcagcagccCCAGCGCCCGCGCCGCAAGGGGCAGAAGCGGAAGTTggaggacgaggcggcggccgccgccatcgccgcggcggcagcggcggcggcgtcctcgctCGGCAGCGCGGACGCCGACGACGACAACGAGGAGGACGCCGGGTCGGCGGCGCCCCCCGAGATCTGCTGCCGCCACTCCCACGCGGCACTTGCCCGCGAGGTCCAAACGCAGGTTGACGTCCTCCTCCGGTGCGCCTCCTCATGGCGCCATGCCGACCGCGCCGCCGCTAAGCGCGCTACCCACGTCCTCGCCGAGCTCGCAAAAAACG AGGAGGTTGTCAACGCGATCGTAGagggcggcgctgtgccggCCTTGGTGCGCCACCTGGAGGAacctgctgctactgctgcggcggcgcaggaggatCAGCAGCTGCGGCCGTTCGAGCATGAGGTCGAGAAGGGCGCTGCCTTCGCTCTGGGTCTCCTAGCT CCTGAACATCAACAACTTATTGTTGATGCTGGTGCTTTACCTCCACTTGTGAACCTCTTGAGAAGGCAGAAAAATACGACAAACTCGAGGGTAGTTAACAGTGTCATCAAGAGAGCAGCTGATGCCATTACCAACCTCGCTCATGAAAATAGCAACATCAAAACTAGCGTCAG AATGGAAGGTGGAATACCGCCACTTGTTGAATTGCTAGAATCACAGGATCTTAAGGTGCAGAGAGCAGCTGCAGGGGCCTTGCGAACTCTAGCTTTTAAAAATGACGAGAACAAAGCCCAG ATTGTTCAATGCAACGCTTTGCCAACTTTGATCTTAATGTTGCGATCAGAGGATGCTGCAATTCACTATGAAGCA GTTGGTGTAATTGGAAATTTGGTTCATTCGTCACCAAACATCAAGAAGGAGGTTCTTAATGCCGGGGCACTGCAACCTGTGATTGGATTATTAAG TTCTTGTTGTACAGAAAGCCAACGAGAGGCTGCTTTGTTGCTAGGACAATTTGCTTCTGCCGACTCTGATTGCAAG GTCCATATTGTGCAAAGGGGTGCGGTCCGACCGCTAATTGAAATGCTACAGTCGTCTGATGTCCAACTGAGAGAGATGTCTGCTTTTGCACTTGGGAGGCTTGCCCAG GACACACATAACCAAGCAGGTATTGCATATAATGGTGGTTTGTTGCCTTTGTTAAAACTTCTTGATTCAAAAAATGGATCTCTGCAACATAATGCTGCATTTGCCCTTTATGGAGTTGCAGACAATGAG GACTATGTCTCTGACTTCATTAAAGTTGGAGGTGTCCAAAAGTTGCAAGATGGGGAATTTATTGTCCAG GCAACAAAGGACTGTGTAGCAAAAACATTGAAGAGGTTAGAGGAGAAGATAAATGGGCGA GTGCTGAAACACTTGCTTTACATGATGCGAGTAGGAGAGAAATCTGTGCAGAGGCGTGTTGCTCTGGCTCTGGCACACCTTTGTGCCCCTGAAGATCAAAGAACAATTTTTATTGATAATAATG GTCTCGACTTGCTTCTTGATCTTCTGATTTCCATGAGCTCGAAACATCAACAAGATGGTTCAGCAGCATTGTACAAATTAGCCAACAAAGCTGCAGCACTTTCTCCCATGGATGCTGCCCCTCCATCTCCAACACCACAG GTTTACCTCGGTGAGCAATACGTGAATAGTTCAACACTTTCAGATGTTACTTTCTTGGTGGAAG GAAAACGCTTCTATGCACACAGAATTGCTTTGCTTGCTTCTTCAGATGCATTTCGTGCAATGTTTGATGGTGGCTACAGG GAAAAGGATGCAAGAGATATTGAAATTCCCAATATCAGATGGGATGTTTTTGAGCTCATGATGAG ATTTATCTATACAGGGTCTGTGCAGGTAACCAGCGAAATTGCTCAGGACGTTCTTAGAGCCGCTGATCAGTATCTCTTAGAAGGCCTCAAACGCCTATGCGAATATACTATTGCAAAG GATGTGAATCTGGATAATGTCTCTGACATGTATGACTTGTCTGAAGCCTTCCATGCCGTGTCACTGAGACATACATGCATTCTGTACATTCTGGAGCATTTTAACAAGATCTGCACCAGAGCCGG TTCGGCTCAGCTGATCCAGCGTGTTATCCCGGAGCTCCGCAATTTCCTAACCAAGGCGTTGAGTTCAAGGAGTCCAAGTGACAATAATGCGCAGATATGA
- the LOC120665568 gene encoding ARM REPEAT PROTEIN INTERACTING WITH ABF2-like isoform X1, protein MEAEQQKQQPQRPRRKGQKRKLEDEAAAAAIAAAAAAAASSLGSADADDDNEEDAGSAAPPEICCRHSHAALAREVQTQVDVLLRCASSWRHADRAAAKRATHVLAELAKNEEVVNAIVEGGAVPALVRHLEEPAATAAAAQEDQQLRPFEHEVEKGAAFALGLLAVKPEHQQLIVDAGALPPLVNLLRRQKNTTNSRVVNSVIKRAADAITNLAHENSNIKTSVRMEGGIPPLVELLESQDLKVQRAAAGALRTLAFKNDENKAQIVQCNALPTLILMLRSEDAAIHYEAVGVIGNLVHSSPNIKKEVLNAGALQPVIGLLSSCCTESQREAALLLGQFASADSDCKVHIVQRGAVRPLIEMLQSSDVQLREMSAFALGRLAQDTHNQAGIAYNGGLLPLLKLLDSKNGSLQHNAAFALYGVADNEDYVSDFIKVGGVQKLQDGEFIVQATKDCVAKTLKRLEEKINGRVLKHLLYMMRVGEKSVQRRVALALAHLCAPEDQRTIFIDNNGLDLLLDLLISMSSKHQQDGSAALYKLANKAAALSPMDAAPPSPTPQVYLGEQYVNSSTLSDVTFLVEGKRFYAHRIALLASSDAFRAMFDGGYREKDARDIEIPNIRWDVFELMMRFIYTGSVQVTSEIAQDVLRAADQYLLEGLKRLCEYTIAKDVNLDNVSDMYDLSEAFHAVSLRHTCILYILEHFNKICTRAGSAQLIQRVIPELRNFLTKALSSRSPSDNNAQI, encoded by the exons ATGGAGgcggagcagcagaagcagcagccCCAGCGCCCGCGCCGCAAGGGGCAGAAGCGGAAGTTggaggacgaggcggcggccgccgccatcgccgcggcggcagcggcggcggcgtcctcgctCGGCAGCGCGGACGCCGACGACGACAACGAGGAGGACGCCGGGTCGGCGGCGCCCCCCGAGATCTGCTGCCGCCACTCCCACGCGGCACTTGCCCGCGAGGTCCAAACGCAGGTTGACGTCCTCCTCCGGTGCGCCTCCTCATGGCGCCATGCCGACCGCGCCGCCGCTAAGCGCGCTACCCACGTCCTCGCCGAGCTCGCAAAAAACG AGGAGGTTGTCAACGCGATCGTAGagggcggcgctgtgccggCCTTGGTGCGCCACCTGGAGGAacctgctgctactgctgcggcggcgcaggaggatCAGCAGCTGCGGCCGTTCGAGCATGAGGTCGAGAAGGGCGCTGCCTTCGCTCTGGGTCTCCTAGCTGTAAAG CCTGAACATCAACAACTTATTGTTGATGCTGGTGCTTTACCTCCACTTGTGAACCTCTTGAGAAGGCAGAAAAATACGACAAACTCGAGGGTAGTTAACAGTGTCATCAAGAGAGCAGCTGATGCCATTACCAACCTCGCTCATGAAAATAGCAACATCAAAACTAGCGTCAG AATGGAAGGTGGAATACCGCCACTTGTTGAATTGCTAGAATCACAGGATCTTAAGGTGCAGAGAGCAGCTGCAGGGGCCTTGCGAACTCTAGCTTTTAAAAATGACGAGAACAAAGCCCAG ATTGTTCAATGCAACGCTTTGCCAACTTTGATCTTAATGTTGCGATCAGAGGATGCTGCAATTCACTATGAAGCA GTTGGTGTAATTGGAAATTTGGTTCATTCGTCACCAAACATCAAGAAGGAGGTTCTTAATGCCGGGGCACTGCAACCTGTGATTGGATTATTAAG TTCTTGTTGTACAGAAAGCCAACGAGAGGCTGCTTTGTTGCTAGGACAATTTGCTTCTGCCGACTCTGATTGCAAG GTCCATATTGTGCAAAGGGGTGCGGTCCGACCGCTAATTGAAATGCTACAGTCGTCTGATGTCCAACTGAGAGAGATGTCTGCTTTTGCACTTGGGAGGCTTGCCCAG GACACACATAACCAAGCAGGTATTGCATATAATGGTGGTTTGTTGCCTTTGTTAAAACTTCTTGATTCAAAAAATGGATCTCTGCAACATAATGCTGCATTTGCCCTTTATGGAGTTGCAGACAATGAG GACTATGTCTCTGACTTCATTAAAGTTGGAGGTGTCCAAAAGTTGCAAGATGGGGAATTTATTGTCCAG GCAACAAAGGACTGTGTAGCAAAAACATTGAAGAGGTTAGAGGAGAAGATAAATGGGCGA GTGCTGAAACACTTGCTTTACATGATGCGAGTAGGAGAGAAATCTGTGCAGAGGCGTGTTGCTCTGGCTCTGGCACACCTTTGTGCCCCTGAAGATCAAAGAACAATTTTTATTGATAATAATG GTCTCGACTTGCTTCTTGATCTTCTGATTTCCATGAGCTCGAAACATCAACAAGATGGTTCAGCAGCATTGTACAAATTAGCCAACAAAGCTGCAGCACTTTCTCCCATGGATGCTGCCCCTCCATCTCCAACACCACAG GTTTACCTCGGTGAGCAATACGTGAATAGTTCAACACTTTCAGATGTTACTTTCTTGGTGGAAG GAAAACGCTTCTATGCACACAGAATTGCTTTGCTTGCTTCTTCAGATGCATTTCGTGCAATGTTTGATGGTGGCTACAGG GAAAAGGATGCAAGAGATATTGAAATTCCCAATATCAGATGGGATGTTTTTGAGCTCATGATGAG ATTTATCTATACAGGGTCTGTGCAGGTAACCAGCGAAATTGCTCAGGACGTTCTTAGAGCCGCTGATCAGTATCTCTTAGAAGGCCTCAAACGCCTATGCGAATATACTATTGCAAAG GATGTGAATCTGGATAATGTCTCTGACATGTATGACTTGTCTGAAGCCTTCCATGCCGTGTCACTGAGACATACATGCATTCTGTACATTCTGGAGCATTTTAACAAGATCTGCACCAGAGCCGG TTCGGCTCAGCTGATCCAGCGTGTTATCCCGGAGCTCCGCAATTTCCTAACCAAGGCGTTGAGTTCAAGGAGTCCAAGTGACAATAATGCGCAGATATGA
- the LOC120665571 gene encoding cyclin-P3-1-like — protein sequence MSDPPTTDAGDELESYSSLGLTVPYSQKDNAKFPKVLLLLSAYLDKIVKENEELLDSSKIKESTTIFHGQRVPELSIKLYAERIFKYAQCSPSCFVLGLIYMERYLQQPNIYMTSFSVHRLLITSVVVAAKFIDDSFFNNAYYGRVGGISTREMNRLELDLLFSLDFRLKVNLETFRSYCLQLEKEALALVLERPIQVQATKGTKPLICNGSVDETCKHELVREKYSSQALQGCSW from the exons ATGTCTGATCCACCTACAACTGATGCTGGTGATGAACTGGAGAGCTACTCGTCCTTGGGTTTGACAGTACCATACTCACAGAAAGACAATGCTAAATTTCCAAAGGTTCTTTTGCTTCTGTCAGCATATCTTGACAAGATAGTTAAGGAGAATGAAGAGTTACTTGATTCCAGTAAAATAAAGGAGTCAACCACTATCTTTCATGGTCAGAGGGTGCCAGAACTTAGCATAAAACTCTATGCAGAACGCATCTTCAAGTATGCACAGtgcagcccatcttgctttgtGTTGGGACTCATCTACATGGAGAGATATCTACAGCAACCAAACATTTACATGACATCATTTAGTGTTCATCGCTTGCTGATTACAagtgttgttgttgctgccaaATTCATAGATGATTC gtttttcaACAATGCATACTACGGAAGAGTTGGAGGGATTAGCACAAGAGAGATGAACAGGCTTGAATTGGATTTGTTGTTCAGTCTGGACTTCAGACTTAAAGTCAATTTAGAGACTTTCAGAAGCTACTGCTTGCAGTTGGAGAAAGAAGCGCTAGCTCTTGTTCTAGAGAGACCGATCCAGGTCCAAGCCACCAAAGGGACAAAACCCTTGATTTGTAATGGCAGTGTTGATGAGACTTGCAAGCATGAGCTCGTGCGTGAGAAGTACAGCAGCCAGGCTCTCCAAGGATGTAGCTGGTAA
- the LOC120665570 gene encoding kinesin-like protein KIN-14J translates to MEADPVAVGASSSPLAASPPQQLPPQGDDERGAGECADPASPDQRAPGGDPNSALPPSPVSAAPQPSTQEPTGEDTAASCEVEKEKEEEEEEKEKEVVAGVGEAVRIFMEEFGNQEDNTLTLSPLLKEITSRDGAAALRFLGEKYNSLLERYKQQVAKCADQCGPRYDGLKKKYADECAERKRLYNELIELRGNIRVFCRCRPLSSDEMTRGCSSVVEIDSSQEIELQFIPSEKERKSFKFDHVFGPDDDQETVFSETVPVVRSVMDGFNVCIFAYGQTGTGKTFTMEGVPEDRGVNYRALEELFRMSEERSTSIAYTFSVSILEVYNEKIRDLLDESNDQSKRLDVKQSADGTQEVPGLIEAPVYNIDGVWEKLKFGARNRSVGSTNANELSSRSHCLVRVTVRSEHLVTGQRSRSHMWLVDLAGSERVAKTGVEGDRLKESQFINKSLSALGDVISALASKHSHIPYRNSKLTHLLQSSLGGDCKTLMFIQISPSSTDSGETLCSLNFASRVRAVEHGPARKQADPAESLKFKQMSEKLRHEEKENAHLNQSLQLMQLKYASRENVFRTLNEKVKDAEQACKNYQQRIRELENELGNEKKVAARDSARSSRPPLVPMRQRQPQGRNNNYAPPSGLSRSRFSKAPTIQNKENIPVTMNKAHPGSDPNKAVGKARRVSLTPMIRQIPIQPKRRSSMAILPSVGEQLSVLNEKRAASRLNHAHMPRRSVAAFGSIPATPLPRHGTVDATPDGAKLRRIDFGSSSKFTSPPMPGLWNKIVTPQQKLGTAPGGPGNTSRLCFSIQKRVAISPARVKPSVPSGSGMSIFNPALREQIVVGRTGNAMRVLNTKRRQSVI, encoded by the exons ATGGAGGCAGATCCTGTCGCCGTGGGGGCATCCTCCTCGCCGCTGGCCGCGTCTCCGCCGCAGCAGCTGCCACCGCAAG GTGACGATgagcgcggcgcgggggagTGCGCGGATCCCGCGAGCCCAGATCAACGCGCGCCCGGAGGAGACCCGAACAGCGCGCTGCCGCCATCGCCCGTGTCGGCCGCGCCGCAGCCGTCAACTCAGGAGCCCACAG GTGAGGACACGGCGGCGAGCTGCGaggtggagaaggagaaggaggaggaggaggaggagaaggagaaggaggtggtcGCTGGAGTAGGGGAGGCTGTCCGCATCTTCATGGAG GAGTTTGGAAATCAAGAAGACAACACCCTTACCCTGTCACCGCTGCTTAAGGAGATCACCAGTCGTGATGGTGCTGCTGCCCTCCGCTTCCTTG GGGAAAAGTATAACAGCCTCTTGGAGAGGTACAAACAGCAGGTGGCCAAGTGTGCTGATCAGTGCGGACCTAGATATGATGGCCTGAAGAAGAAGTACGCAGATGAGTGTGCTGAGAGGAAGCGTCTATACAATGAACTTATTGAGCTGAGGGGGAACATAAGGGTGTTCTGCAGATGCAGGCCTCTGAGCTCTGATGAGATGACCCGTGGGTGCTCGTCTGTGGTTGAGATCGACTCATCACAAGAGATTGAGCTGCAGTTCATCCCCtctgaaaaagaaagaaagtctTTCAAGTTTGATCATGTTTTTGGTCCAGATGATGATCAAG AGACTGTATTTTCAGAGACCGTACCCGTTGTTAGGTCAGTGATGGATGGCTTCAACGTATGCATATTCGCTTACGGACAAACAGGAACTGGGAAAACCTTCACGATGGAAGGTGTTCCAGAAGATAGGGGTGTAAATTATAGGGCTTTGGAAGAATTATTCAGAATGTCAGAGGAGAGGAGTACGTCTATTGCATACACCTTCTCAGTAAGCATATTGGAAGTCTATAATGAAAAAATCAGAGATCTGCTTGATGAGAGCAATGATCAATCAAAAAG GTTGGATGTTAAGCAAAGTGCCGATGGGACACAAGAGGTGCCTGGTTTGATTGAGGCTCCAGTTTATAATATAGATGGCGTGTGGGAGAAACTGAAATTTGGCGCCCGAAACAGATCTGTTGGATCAACAAATGCCAATGAGCTCAGTAGCCGCTCCCACTG TTTGGTTAGGGTTACTGTCAGGAGCGAGCATTTGGTGACGGGTCAGAGGAGTAGAAGCCACATGTGGTTGGTTGACCTTGCTGGAAGTGAGAGAGTAGCTAAAACTGGAGTAGAAGGGGATAGGCTGAAGGAGTCACAGTTTATCAACAAATCACTCTCTGCCTTGGGTGATGTCATATCTGCCCTTGCATCAAAACATTCTCATATCCCATACAG GAACTCCAAGCTAACTCATTTGCTACAAAGCTCATTAG GTGGAGATTGCAAGACACTAATGTTCATACAGATAAGTCCAAGCTCTACAGATTCAGGAGAAACTCTTTGTTCCCTAAATTTTGCTAGTAGAGTCCGGGCTGTAGAACATGGCCCTGCTCGTAAGCAAGCGGATCCAGCTGAAAGTTTGAAGTTCAAACAGATG TCTGAGAAACTTCGGcatgaggaaaaagaaaatgcacATCTGAATCAAAGCTTGCAGTTGATGCAACTCAAGTATGCTTCTCGTGAGAATGTGTTCAGAACACTAAATGAAAAG GTGAAGGATGCCGAACAAGCATGCAAAAATTATCAGCAGCGG ATTAGAGAGCTGGAAAATGAATTAGGCAATGAGAAGAAGGTGGCTGCTAGGGATTCTGCTAGATCTTCAAGGCCACCGCTTGTTCCTATGAGGCAGAGACAACCTCAGGGAAGGAATAACAACTATGCACCACCTTCGGGCCTTTCTAGATCAAGGTTCAGTAAAGCACCAACAATTCAAAACAAAGAGAACATTCCTGTGACGATGAACAAAGCACATCCTGGGTCTGATCCTAATAAGGCTGTTGGCAAAGCAAGGCGTGTATCCCTGACTCCGATGATCCGGCAAATCCCTATCCAGCCTAAAAGGCGTTCCTCAATGGCAATATTACCATCTGTTGGCGAGCAGCTGTCCGTGCTCAATGAAAAGAGAGCAGCATCTCGACTTAATCATGCCCATATGCCTAGAAGATCAGTCGCAGCATTTGGATCAATTCCAGCAACACCCCTTCCCAGACATGGGACAGTTGATGCAACCCCAGATGGAGCAAAGTTGAGAAGAATTGAttttggcagcagcagcaagtttACAAGCCCTCCAATGCCAGGCTTGTGGAACAAAATAGTGACACCACAGCAGAAGCTGGGAACGGCGCCAGGAGGTCCTGGGAACACAAGCAGGTTGTGTTTCAGCATCCAGAAGAGAGTTGCAATTTCACCTGCTCGGGTGAAACCCAGTGTGCCCTCTGGTTCTGGTATGAGCATCTTCAACCCAGCTCTGCGTGAGCAGATAGTGGTGGGGAGAACAGGAAATGCGATGCGGGTGCTCAATACCAAGAGAAGACAATCTGTTATCTAA
- the LOC120665572 gene encoding uncharacterized protein LOC120665572, translating into MMSAAAPSFPFGSRALPPPSPRLGAALRPARVSALGGGGEGETGRILDPRATPFQILGLDATACYSAAQLKAAFRARVKEFHPDVCKDPENADLIIRRVIKAYQMLSGNQDMMVERNNVDPFDEPECEARDIFVNELLCIGTGCPYSCVKRAPHVFSFSDDIGTARAISQGNGEDDLVQLAVGQCPRKCIYFVTPCQHTILEDVLSSVLMAPYDLAEAAVLDSLLTKAKFENNRYTKPKRGAKSSSDYVDWM; encoded by the exons ATGATGtccgccgccgcaccgtcctTCCCTTTCGGCTCGAGggcactgccgccgccgtctccgcgtCTCGGCGCGGCCCTCCGCCCGGCGCGCGTCTCGGCGCTGGGTGGGGGCGGCGAGGGAGAGACGGGGAGGATACTGGACCCGCGCGCCACGCCCTTCCAGATCCTTGGCCTGGACGCTACCGCCTGCTACTCTGCCGCCCAGCTCAAGGCCGCCTTCCGTGCCCGG GTGAAGGAATTCCATCCTGATGTTTGCAAGGACCCAGAAAACGCAGATTTAATAATCAGACGAGTGATCAAGGCCTATCAG ATGTTATCTGGCAACCAAGACATGATGGTTGAAAG GAACAATGTCGACCCATTTGATGAACCTGAGTGTGAAGCCCGTGACATATTTGTAAATGAACTTCTATGCATTGGCACTG GATGCCCATATTCTTGTGTTAAAAGGGCTCCTCATGTATTTTCATTTTCGGATGATATTGGTACCGCTCGTGCAATATCTCAAG GTAATGGTGAAGATGACCTTGTTCAGCTTGCTGTTGGGCAGTGCCCAAGAAAGTGCATATACTTTGTTACGCCTTGCCAACACACAATTTTGGAGGATGTTCTTTCTAG TGTATTGATGGCACCTTACGATCTTGCTGAAGCAGCAGTTCTGGATTCCCTCCTTACCAAAGCGAAGTTTGAGAATAACAGGTACACGAAGCCCAAACGAGGAGCAAAATCATCATCTGATTATGTTGATTGGATGTGA